In Oryza sativa Japonica Group chromosome 3, ASM3414082v1, one DNA window encodes the following:
- the LOC4334159 gene encoding uncharacterized protein: MLAKVNESGIKDTSVNCSTSGFQQDANYEFSNRALQHGYSVPGPVFEEKSFSAAQEFVQNSHQFDHFLRPFRPGQCEGMQMPNDNLDITQRSILSNASCLDHAEEITSYDTDGYDDRTISFGSSCSTIPASYPYISPLQRNHLISDTRDCTWTALMQESLEASNSNNGLNEDCSDLTFSNTEFSGGNKMQNQVVWDNGCLTSPSFTSNFLPFPGDAESAFTSASTVCNLQNFVDLPHDMNNNEQDKPSSELRAPQQKGATRSHICQHRDEMHSAEWGTYPGNEDSDLMPAAQDKQNKVLHAQFNSSVINIDGSAGSGMEKLHGLYECEEQMEIDSLLNSFSAPSDAFSQSYEIFQKSESFVGLDKKVKLEESVSATCFSNTVPCMQSGAPESAISDGSSCHQQYNSTSQVTDLFYTSASQWATTSSSVLPLPFCGSNPVSCLGANGEDHLLTDDHTLLHEQRRAVCGTSYDLTDNVANPVLEFTNILDGQSSLNKTYISHDGLVATNGVWKGHRDVMENHPLGVYSSSHARHPQMELPMTCTSHVLLPPPNLSNNPNSSFVRGTELKKAELMGAYSTTENYLDLDNSERKGIICPKSSEQNVAENICNKAAEYQCNDYSQIVCNQQTVLLPLNKASHFGGLPTKKFDGKLVSRQKKRKRATSLLSWHAQVMSGCSKTHHTRKPELDWAHATRRLVEKVDAENMKTKNSTFVSQAQKRLAFTTKLMQYILPVLPDRLLAANAIDSCETIVYRTSRLALPDAFNPAISSVSDANNFIPTESMPQNQTSTSEKEDDKLVPEVLETFTMRFDELQNSFSRAERATTFQDLATETRDLERWSILHHFIKLHKYSRLHEDDVSNIRPKPCRSTIRKHAGPDQVSVDFLNSVRCRLLN, encoded by the exons ATGTTGGCAAAAGTAAATGAATCTGGTATAAAAGATACGTCAGTCAACTGCAGTACGTCTGGTTTTCAACAAGATGCTAATTATGAATTCTCAAACCGAGCTTTACAACATGGATATTCAGTTCCCGGACCAGTCTTTGAAGAAAAATCTTTTTCAGCGGCCCAAGAGTTTGTTCAGAATAGTCACCAATTTGACCACTTCTTGAGACCTTTTCGGCCTGGACAATGTGAAGGAATGCAGATGCCAAATGATAACCTAGACATCACCCAACGCAGCATTCTTTCTAATGCATCGTGTCTTGATCATGCAGAAGAAATAACTTCATATGATACTGATGGttatgacgatagaacaatctCATTTGGAAGTAGCTGTAGCACAATACCTGCAAGTTATCCATATATTAGCCCTTTGCAAAGAAATCACCTCATTTCAGACACACGGGACTGTACTTGGACTGCTCTTATGCAAGAATCTCTGGAAGCGTCTAACAGTAACAATGGACTCAATGAAGATTGCAGTGACTTGACTTTCAGTAATACAGAATTTTCAGGTGGGAATAAAATGCAAAATCAAGTTGTCTGGGACAATGGCTGCCTAACAAGTCCATCTTTTACCTCAAATTTTTTGCCTTTCCCTGGAGATGCTGAGTCCGCATTCACAAGTGCCAGCACTGTTTGTAACTTACAAAATTTTGTTGATCTCCCACATGATATGAATAATAACGAGCAAGACAAACCATCTTCTGAGCTCAGAGCGCCCCAACAGAAAGGGGCAACAAGAAGCCATATTTGTCAACATCGAGATGAAATGCATTCTGCTGAATGGGGAACATATCCTGGTAATGAAGACTCTGATTTGATGCCAGCTGCACAGGATAAGCAGAATAAAGTATTGCATGCACAGTTCAATTCATCTGTTATTAATATAGATGGATCTGCGGGTAGTGGCATGGAAAAGCTACATGGCCTGTATGAATGTGAAGAGCAAATGGAAATTGATTCACTTCTTAATTCATTCAGTGCACCAAGTGATGCTTTTTCACAATCATATGAAATATTCCAGAAAAG TGAAAGTTTTGTTGGTCTTGACAAAAAGGTTAAATTAGAGGAAAGTGTTTCTGCCACATGCTTCAGCAATACCGTTCCTTGTATGCAATCTGGGGCTCCTGAGTCAGCTATATCTGATGGATCTTCTTGTCATCAACAGTATAATTCTACTTCTCAAGTAACTGATTTATTTTACACTTCAGCATCTCAATGGGCAACAACGTCAAGTTCTGTTTTGCCTTTACCTTTTTGTGGGTCCAATCCAGTGAGTTGCCTGGGGGCAAATGGTGAAGATCACTTGCTTACCGATGACCATACTTTACTGCATGAGCAACGAAGGGCTGTTTGTGGTACTAGCTATGATTTGACTGATAATGTTGCTAATCCTGTTCTTGAGTTCACAAATATTTTGGATGGTCAATCTAGTCTCAACAAAACATATATATCCCATGATGGATTAGTGGCAACCAATGGTGTATGGAAAGGACACCGTGACGTGATGGAAAATCACCCACTCGGAGTATATTCTTCAAGCCATGCCAGGCATCCACAAATGGAGCTGCCCATGACATGTACTTCTCATGTTCTACTGCCTCCTCCAAACCTGTCCAACAACCCCAACTCATCATTTGTCAGAGGAACAGAGCTTAAGAAGGCCGAGCTAATGGGAGCATACAGCACTACAGAGAATTACTTGGATCTTGATAATTCTGAAAGGAAGGGCATCATCTGCCCTAAATCTTCTGAACAAAATGTTGCCGAGAATATTTGTAATAAAGCAGCTGAATACCAATGTAATGATTATAGCCAAATTGTTTGTAATCAGCAAACAGTTCTACTCCCACTGAATAAAGCTTCACATTTCGGTGGTTTGCCAACGAAGAAGTTTGATGGTAAGCTGGTTTCACGGCAAAAAAAGCGGAAAAGGGCAACAAGTCTTCTATCGTGGCATGCACAAGTAATGTCTGGTTGTAGCAAGACACATCATACAAG AAAACCTGAGTTGGATTGGGCTCATGCTACCAGGAGATTGGTTGAGAAG GTAGATGCTGAAAATATGAAGACGAAAAATAGCACATTTGTGTCTCAAGCTCAGAAAAGACTTGCTTTCACAACTAAGCTGATGCAGTACATACTTCCTGTTCTGCCAGATAGACTTCTTGCAGCAAATGCTATTGATTCCTGTGAAACCATTGTATACCGCACTTCTCGACTGGCCCTTCCTGACGCATTTAACCCAGCTATATCTTCTGTCAGTGATGCAAATAACTTCATACCAACTGAGAGCAT GCCACAGAATCAGACTAGCACTTCTGAAAAGGAAGACGATAAACTTGTACCTGAAGTTCTGGAAACATTCACCATGAGGTTTGATGAGCTGCAAAATTCCTTCTCAAG AGCTGAGAGGGCAACCACGTTTCAAGATTTGGCAACCGAGACACGGGATTTGGAGCGGTGGTCCATTCTCCACCATTTTATAAAGTTGCATAAATACTCTAGATTGCATGAGGATGATGTCTCGAATATTAGACCCAAACCCTGCAGATCAACCATCCGGAAGCATGCTGGGCCTGATCAAGTGTCAGTGGACTTTCTGAATAGTGTTCGTTGTCGCCTCCTGAACTAG